One genomic window of Halovivax cerinus includes the following:
- a CDS encoding DUF58 domain-containing protein, whose amino-acid sequence MHFVRQSRAVGALAAFAVAFGVALGRPVGLAGAALIGAWLVGRQFAFVATLSRTTERLTVGQVPERTGVRTNETEYVHLEAVADDAGVPDGSDLSIGAGLPTATRAAEPLAIDLDAETDRASASTAVTWPVAGRHRFDPVTIDVSDGWFRETLSADDRPTVTVEPDGPRAVHVGEGGERFALGAGEHGTGAAGSGLEPAEVREYTAGDDVRRIDWKATARLDAPHVREFESETDRRTAIVVDARRSLAVGPRGETPLAHIADVGLAIAASARRLGDPVGLVTVGDGGVRTRIPVSAATEAGVQVRRALLEVETIEARAPSADPTRTEEATEPPAAGEGASTIRGGRGATEPDGGTGGVSPTAAAAAGSTPHARGATGTAGEPSPDAPERRSTTAADARAAGASLGGDDAFSRTLAPFYADRGAYVERVASEPLFAAVDELLARESGTPWTVVLTDDAARAELRETVAAARSRGSEVLVAIAPRVLYEPGGLADADRAYERYADFDAFRRRLARQPGVRALEVGPADRLATVLEAGRTRERGGTRDRGGTREDTGRTTDRGESRDRTGRTTNQDEPRARGGDTPEDGDRR is encoded by the coding sequence ATGCACTTCGTCCGGCAATCGCGCGCGGTCGGCGCCCTCGCGGCGTTCGCCGTCGCCTTCGGGGTCGCCCTCGGCCGGCCGGTGGGGCTCGCTGGCGCGGCCCTGATCGGCGCGTGGCTCGTCGGACGGCAGTTCGCGTTCGTCGCGACGCTCTCGCGGACGACCGAGCGCCTCACCGTCGGGCAGGTCCCAGAACGCACGGGCGTCAGAACGAACGAGACCGAGTACGTTCACCTGGAAGCGGTCGCCGACGACGCGGGTGTTCCCGACGGCAGTGACCTGTCGATCGGCGCTGGGCTCCCGACGGCCACGCGTGCGGCGGAGCCCCTCGCGATCGACCTCGACGCGGAAACGGACCGCGCCTCGGCGTCGACCGCCGTGACGTGGCCCGTCGCGGGCCGCCACCGCTTCGACCCGGTGACGATCGACGTGTCCGACGGCTGGTTCCGCGAGACACTCTCGGCCGACGATCGTCCGACCGTCACCGTCGAACCCGACGGACCGCGCGCCGTCCACGTCGGCGAGGGTGGCGAGCGGTTTGCGCTCGGCGCCGGCGAGCACGGCACCGGCGCCGCCGGGTCCGGCCTCGAACCCGCCGAGGTCCGCGAGTACACCGCCGGTGACGACGTCCGCCGGATCGACTGGAAGGCCACGGCCAGGCTCGACGCCCCGCACGTCAGAGAGTTCGAGTCCGAGACGGACCGCCGAACCGCGATCGTCGTCGACGCGCGCCGCTCGCTCGCCGTCGGACCGCGAGGCGAGACACCGCTCGCACACATAGCGGACGTGGGCCTCGCGATCGCCGCGAGCGCGCGTCGACTCGGCGATCCGGTCGGTCTCGTCACGGTCGGTGACGGAGGCGTCCGGACGCGGATCCCGGTGAGCGCCGCGACGGAGGCCGGCGTGCAGGTGCGACGCGCCCTCCTGGAGGTAGAGACGATCGAAGCACGGGCGCCGTCCGCCGATCCCACCCGGACCGAGGAGGCGACGGAGCCACCCGCGGCGGGCGAGGGTGCCTCGACCATCCGTGGCGGCCGAGGGGCCACCGAACCCGACGGCGGAACGGGCGGCGTATCGCCCACCGCTGCGGCGGCTGCGGGTTCGACGCCGCACGCACGAGGGGCGACCGGCACCGCGGGCGAGCCGTCGCCGGACGCGCCCGAACGTCGCTCGACCACCGCGGCGGACGCCCGGGCGGCGGGCGCGTCCCTCGGCGGAGACGACGCGTTCTCGCGGACGCTCGCGCCGTTCTACGCGGACCGCGGCGCGTACGTCGAGCGCGTCGCGTCGGAGCCGCTGTTCGCAGCCGTCGACGAGCTGCTCGCCCGCGAGTCCGGGACGCCGTGGACGGTCGTCCTGACCGACGACGCCGCCCGGGCCGAGTTGCGCGAGACCGTCGCCGCCGCCCGGTCCCGCGGCAGCGAGGTGCTCGTCGCCATCGCGCCGCGAGTCCTCTACGAGCCCGGCGGGCTCGCGGACGCGGACCGGGCGTACGAGCGCTACGCCGACTTCGACGCGTTCCGACGACGACTCGCCCGACAGCCGGGCGTCAGGGCGCTCGAGGTCGGACCGGCCGACCGGCTCGCGACGGTCCTCGAGGCTGGGCGGACGCGGGAGCGGGGCGGAACGCGGGACCGGGGCGGAACGCGGGAGGACACCGGGCGCACGACGGATCGAGGCGAATCGCGTGACCGAACCGGGCGCACGACGAACCAGGACGAACCGCGAGCGCGTGGCGGCGACACTCCCGAGGATGGTGATCGGCGGTGA
- a CDS encoding DUF1616 domain-containing protein, with the protein MVDARTLWLVLPRPVRELPADLAAVVVLVAAANVAALAPLVDQTPLRIPLGLVLVLFLPGYAFVAALFPEAGESPTAGVDGAKGATEDTSVSDDADDRSAGESTPGEPDDEDATFVPGVDRAGIDGIERVALSFGLSIAISPLLGLVLNFTPWGIRLVPIVVTLSGFTLIAVVVGAVRRWDLPPEERFYVPYREWYTAAHGELFEPETRTDAALNVALALSVVLAVGAVGFAVLVPPPGEQFSAIYVLTEEDDGELVADGYPEELVAGESAELVVGVDNHEHERTDYAIVLLEQQVRFENATTGNPVNVTASPNETNVTAVVTAQNELDRFETTLSHNESWLHPHQVTPTYTGENVRLVWLLFPGGEVPSDPSMADTEYSNHLWVDVREAEDGP; encoded by the coding sequence ATGGTGGACGCCCGAACGCTCTGGCTGGTCCTTCCGCGACCGGTCCGGGAGCTACCGGCCGACCTGGCCGCGGTCGTGGTCCTCGTGGCGGCCGCGAACGTGGCCGCGCTCGCGCCGCTCGTCGACCAGACGCCGCTGCGGATCCCCCTCGGGCTCGTCCTCGTGCTCTTTCTCCCCGGGTACGCGTTCGTCGCGGCTCTGTTCCCCGAGGCTGGGGAGTCGCCGACCGCCGGGGTCGACGGAGCGAAAGGAGCGACGGAGGACACAAGTGTCTCCGACGACGCCGACGATCGTAGCGCCGGCGAATCGACGCCCGGAGAACCGGACGACGAAGACGCCACGTTCGTCCCCGGCGTCGATCGCGCCGGCATCGACGGCATCGAGCGCGTCGCCCTCTCGTTCGGGTTGAGCATCGCGATCAGCCCGCTGCTCGGCCTGGTGCTCAACTTCACGCCGTGGGGGATCCGCCTCGTGCCCATCGTCGTGACGCTGAGCGGTTTCACGCTGATCGCGGTCGTGGTCGGCGCCGTCAGGCGCTGGGACCTCCCGCCCGAGGAGCGATTCTACGTGCCCTACCGGGAGTGGTACACGGCCGCGCACGGCGAACTGTTCGAACCCGAGACGCGCACCGACGCGGCGCTGAACGTCGCGCTCGCCCTGTCGGTCGTCCTCGCGGTCGGCGCGGTCGGCTTCGCCGTCCTCGTCCCGCCCCCGGGCGAGCAGTTCTCGGCGATCTACGTTCTCACCGAGGAGGACGACGGCGAGCTGGTGGCCGACGGCTACCCGGAAGAGCTGGTCGCCGGCGAGTCGGCGGAACTCGTCGTCGGCGTGGACAACCACGAACACGAACGCACCGACTACGCGATCGTCCTGTTAGAACAGCAGGTACGCTTCGAGAACGCGACGACCGGCAACCCGGTGAACGTCACCGCGAGCCCGAACGAGACGAACGTGACCGCCGTCGTGACGGCCCAGAACGAACTCGACCGCTTCGAGACGACCCTCTCGCACAACGAGAGCTGGCTCCATCCCCACCAGGTGACGCCCACGTACACGGGCGAGAACGTCCGTCTGGTGTGGCTGCTGTTCCCCGGCGGTGAGGTCCCGTCGGACCCCTCGATGGCCGACACCGAGTACTCGAATCACCTCTGGGTCGACGTTCGCGAAGCGGAGGACGGGCCGTAG
- a CDS encoding CARDB domain-containing protein yields the protein MLREGVRAERAVLFVIVAVVAIGGLAGGVGAGGDGISGSTVPGSDVDQSGIGAPTTAGVSGPIRGSTVSIDGSPATAWPTSPAAASTGGDTADRETTPIRDRRRTTVGTANTTSGTEPAADSVFWDYPPDSDPTVDDTITVVLNVSASPGGEFCFRETGSGGFEKCKSDIGSDREIVSFFAHVSDDLGLETGESTELVGTGPNGRTEPKTVTVLSQPPGDIELDVTRDGTSVETLSEIVVSNESGDRLGKYSGRNTNGIPLPHTIEDLPSGETYTVEAFVEDAFVGSKSVSVEADTTHSETITVPDTVPIDVSVLLDDGETAFPGATVELVSDEGTTWHRTVTDANGTTRTFDVQQPSTFRSDDYLDVVVRFDGERVGSTRLDDPTAGTVQVETDVEPRTALGFTYGPKSPSSWTAVSFAGRDGDRHYWEFGDGEAAVGKRVAHVYEEAGTYPVTLHVDGRTYTREVVVSASSGGVESITRETGGVPLASVNYTETFTATFEDGTQFDHVRFDLGNETVTVPQTAETYAAEFDLGNLSASNHLTVTAVNESGNNYTARRYVPVQPVPEWMTWLVHGGSGVSMGVDNGTIDMAYRPFDLSYDFSIGGVPLDASAPQFTGGPTVGVEYDSYTRRATGYGSGGFSTDLMGYGFEADVSADATFEERLQFVRASARAEASLSAQVGPPMQVDPPYFDPIGVETTVTPSLAMEGEFNETFAFQNGTVTPGASLTVGTQTPAPGGSVGVSATGGLEGSFDVGTPERNLSGEVWVEGNGWAKMSGKELVDFTVGPYNHSLGSGTSSLAVATTADEADWRLPTRHGSVPAPGVPSVDERGSALAATAELSPSAGRTGRFVRLTNRSLEDGQPAIAATNGTVSLAWSRQAANKSVADGQDIAIRTRDDGEWGPQTWLTDNTVHDRRPVLAASDDGRLLAAWTRIDTPLESFDDPAEAFDDYEIAYAVSDGQTWSDPTVLENASTRDRSPTVAWTGDGWTLAWARDELADVGTNETTVTGTDVAVASIGTDGAATRLDTIANARTPAVGPAPESPNASLAYVATDDGATAVERASVDDAVVERNSYPAASVSDLATAGERVAWVEGNVTEPRLVEGRAGNASRLRPDDDTAGITGLSLDANGNETVLTYRARLNGTGANDLVYRLDRGDGWIDDHQFAEPPADDLAVWYPATALTDDGTFLTTFAATNVSATATNDVFAYEHRFRPRYALSVDGPSDATVGDRVPIDYTVSNVGDLNGTAPVNVTIEAGNGTTLGTSTVDPIRTDATATGTFDVPVPASGRFDLSVEAGTTADTEAAPTPIDGTEAAPPPSTATGAHTAASSPSTGGGSTEAAAVERGADATIRVASPALSVDVVTVADPENGTIAVDIANDGGAVATDVPVAIRDGDAVVAETTVDRVAVDGTATWNATVDPADLDRTAPETVEIQPGRSLATDAVAEAGNRTTWLYRPAVTVHEDVTVLNRTDGLVVRGLVSNAGPIGTEMTVSAVRVGANGTATTTLASDRTAVASGASNTTFESVRFHLDDDALAVGETVRIVAEPAVPNDDPATTATTRTVESVTPAPATVGLAVADVTADPVVGEPVSLSVHAENVGMEPTNESLALLVDGNETDDTGVALDSGENATATVAWTPETAGNYTLAVESGDDRVEHTVSVTEQSGGGLPAPPPSTGGPDVSIVDHRLATNAIALGDELSVTITVENAGDAAGTIDLPLAIDGEVATTRQVTVEAGATRTVTLSTAVETTGTHEVAVAGEDVGTVEVSESTGSADDTDGSDGAAGGTESAGDETGAGDGSSVPGFGVLAALVGLAVALSRIGRA from the coding sequence ATGCTACGGGAGGGCGTTCGCGCCGAGCGTGCGGTACTGTTCGTGATCGTCGCCGTGGTCGCCATCGGCGGTCTCGCCGGCGGGGTCGGCGCCGGGGGCGACGGGATATCGGGAAGCACCGTTCCGGGTTCGGACGTGGACCAGTCCGGAATCGGAGCGCCAACGACGGCGGGGGTCTCCGGGCCCATCCGGGGATCGACCGTGTCGATCGACGGATCGCCAGCGACCGCGTGGCCGACGTCACCGGCCGCTGCGTCGACTGGTGGCGACACGGCTGACCGCGAGACGACGCCGATCCGGGACCGCCGACGGACTACTGTCGGAACTGCGAACACCACCAGCGGGACCGAACCCGCGGCCGACTCCGTGTTCTGGGACTATCCCCCGGATTCGGACCCGACCGTGGACGACACCATCACCGTGGTGCTAAACGTCTCGGCCTCACCGGGTGGTGAGTTCTGCTTCCGGGAGACAGGATCCGGCGGATTTGAGAAGTGCAAGTCGGATATCGGTTCGGACAGGGAGATCGTCTCCTTCTTCGCACACGTCTCGGACGACCTCGGGCTCGAGACGGGCGAGTCGACTGAACTCGTCGGGACGGGACCGAACGGACGGACGGAGCCCAAGACGGTCACCGTGCTCTCTCAGCCGCCAGGGGACATCGAACTGGACGTCACCCGCGACGGGACGAGCGTGGAGACCCTGAGCGAGATCGTCGTCTCCAACGAGAGCGGCGACCGCCTCGGGAAGTACTCGGGTCGGAACACAAACGGTATCCCGCTCCCACACACGATAGAAGACCTGCCGAGCGGCGAGACCTACACCGTCGAGGCCTTCGTCGAAGACGCGTTCGTCGGTTCGAAGAGCGTCTCGGTCGAGGCCGACACCACGCACTCGGAGACGATCACGGTTCCGGACACCGTCCCGATCGACGTCTCGGTGCTGCTGGACGACGGCGAGACGGCGTTCCCCGGTGCGACAGTCGAACTGGTCTCGGACGAGGGGACGACCTGGCACCGGACCGTCACCGACGCGAACGGGACGACGCGGACCTTCGACGTACAGCAGCCGTCTACGTTCCGCAGTGACGACTACCTGGACGTCGTCGTCCGGTTCGACGGCGAGCGCGTCGGCTCGACCCGCCTCGACGACCCGACCGCCGGGACGGTTCAGGTGGAGACGGACGTCGAACCCCGGACGGCGCTCGGGTTCACCTACGGACCGAAGTCGCCCAGTTCGTGGACGGCGGTCTCCTTCGCCGGTCGGGACGGCGATCGCCACTACTGGGAGTTCGGCGACGGGGAGGCGGCGGTGGGAAAGCGCGTCGCGCACGTCTACGAGGAGGCCGGCACCTACCCGGTGACGCTCCACGTCGACGGGCGAACTTACACCCGCGAAGTCGTCGTCTCGGCGTCGAGCGGCGGGGTCGAATCCATCACCCGTGAAACGGGCGGCGTCCCGCTCGCCTCGGTCAACTACACCGAGACGTTCACGGCCACGTTCGAGGACGGAACCCAATTCGATCACGTTCGGTTCGACCTCGGAAACGAGACGGTCACGGTCCCGCAGACGGCAGAGACGTACGCGGCCGAGTTCGACCTCGGCAATCTGAGCGCGTCGAACCACCTGACGGTCACGGCCGTCAACGAGAGCGGGAACAACTACACCGCCAGACGGTACGTCCCGGTGCAGCCGGTTCCCGAGTGGATGACCTGGCTCGTTCACGGGGGTAGCGGCGTGTCGATGGGCGTCGACAACGGGACGATAGACATGGCCTACAGGCCGTTCGACCTGTCCTACGACTTCTCGATCGGGGGTGTCCCGCTCGACGCGTCCGCGCCGCAGTTCACCGGCGGTCCCACAGTCGGAGTCGAGTACGACAGCTACACCCGTCGGGCGACCGGCTACGGGAGCGGCGGCTTCTCGACCGATCTGATGGGATACGGCTTCGAGGCGGACGTCTCGGCCGACGCGACGTTCGAGGAGCGCCTCCAGTTCGTCCGGGCGTCCGCGCGAGCGGAGGCGAGCCTCTCCGCGCAGGTCGGCCCGCCGATGCAAGTGGACCCGCCGTACTTCGATCCCATCGGCGTCGAGACGACGGTCACCCCGTCGCTCGCGATGGAGGGCGAGTTCAACGAGACGTTCGCTTTCCAGAACGGGACCGTCACGCCGGGAGCCTCCCTCACGGTCGGGACACAGACACCCGCTCCGGGTGGCAGCGTCGGCGTGAGCGCCACCGGCGGGCTCGAGGGCAGTTTCGACGTCGGCACGCCGGAGCGAAATCTCAGCGGCGAGGTCTGGGTCGAGGGCAACGGCTGGGCGAAGATGAGCGGCAAGGAGCTCGTCGACTTCACCGTCGGTCCGTACAACCACTCGCTCGGTTCGGGCACGTCCTCGCTCGCCGTCGCCACCACGGCGGACGAGGCCGACTGGCGACTGCCGACGCGACACGGATCGGTTCCCGCCCCCGGCGTGCCGAGCGTCGACGAGCGCGGGAGCGCGCTCGCCGCGACGGCCGAACTGTCGCCGTCGGCCGGCCGAACCGGCCGCTTCGTCCGTCTCACGAACCGGAGTCTGGAGGACGGACAGCCGGCGATCGCCGCGACGAACGGCACTGTCAGCCTCGCCTGGAGCCGACAGGCGGCGAACAAATCAGTCGCCGATGGCCAGGACATCGCGATCCGAACCCGCGACGACGGTGAGTGGGGGCCGCAGACGTGGCTCACCGACAACACCGTCCACGATCGCCGGCCGGTGCTCGCGGCGTCCGACGACGGTCGCCTCCTCGCCGCCTGGACACGAATCGACACGCCGCTCGAGTCGTTCGACGATCCCGCCGAGGCGTTCGACGACTACGAGATCGCTTACGCCGTCTCCGACGGCCAGACCTGGAGTGACCCGACCGTGCTGGAGAACGCGAGCACGCGAGATCGCTCGCCGACGGTCGCCTGGACCGGCGACGGGTGGACCCTGGCCTGGGCGCGAGACGAGCTCGCCGACGTCGGGACGAACGAGACGACCGTCACCGGGACCGACGTCGCCGTCGCGTCGATCGGCACCGACGGGGCCGCGACTCGTCTGGACACGATAGCGAACGCCCGCACACCGGCAGTGGGTCCCGCCCCCGAAAGTCCGAACGCGTCGCTCGCGTACGTCGCCACCGACGACGGGGCAACGGCGGTCGAGCGTGCCAGCGTCGACGACGCCGTGGTCGAACGGAACAGCTACCCGGCGGCGAGCGTCTCCGACCTGGCGACCGCTGGCGAGCGAGTCGCCTGGGTCGAAGGCAACGTCACCGAACCGCGACTCGTCGAGGGTCGAGCCGGAAACGCGTCCCGACTCCGTCCTGACGACGATACCGCCGGCATCACGGGTCTCTCGCTCGATGCGAACGGAAACGAGACGGTCCTGACCTACCGGGCCCGCCTGAACGGGACCGGCGCGAACGATCTCGTCTACCGGCTGGACCGCGGGGACGGCTGGATCGACGATCACCAGTTCGCCGAGCCGCCGGCGGACGACCTCGCCGTCTGGTACCCGGCGACCGCGCTGACTGACGACGGCACGTTCCTCACCACCTTCGCCGCCACGAACGTCTCGGCGACGGCGACGAACGACGTGTTCGCCTACGAGCACCGGTTCCGCCCACGGTACGCGCTCTCGGTGGACGGCCCATCGGACGCGACCGTCGGTGACCGCGTCCCGATCGACTACACCGTCTCGAACGTCGGCGACCTGAACGGGACGGCCCCGGTGAACGTGACCATCGAAGCTGGCAACGGAACGACGCTCGGAACGTCGACGGTCGACCCCATCCGAACCGACGCGACGGCGACCGGAACGTTCGACGTGCCGGTGCCGGCGTCGGGTCGATTCGATCTGTCGGTCGAGGCCGGGACGACCGCCGACACCGAGGCCGCGCCCACGCCGATTGACGGCACCGAGGCCGCGCCACCGCCGAGCACCGCCACCGGGGCGCACACAGCGGCGTCGTCCCCATCGACCGGCGGCGGGTCGACGGAGGCCGCCGCGGTCGAACGTGGCGCCGACGCCACCATCCGCGTCGCCAGCCCGGCTCTCTCGGTCGACGTGGTCACCGTCGCGGATCCGGAGAACGGAACGATCGCGGTCGATATCGCGAACGACGGCGGCGCCGTCGCGACCGACGTTCCGGTCGCCATCCGCGACGGCGACGCAGTCGTCGCCGAGACGACCGTCGACCGCGTGGCCGTCGACGGAACGGCGACGTGGAACGCGACCGTCGACCCGGCCGACCTCGATCGAACGGCACCCGAGACGGTCGAAATCCAACCCGGTCGGTCGCTCGCGACCGACGCGGTCGCGGAGGCCGGGAACCGGACGACGTGGCTGTACCGACCCGCGGTCACGGTCCACGAAGACGTCACGGTCCTGAACCGCACGGACGGGCTCGTCGTTCGCGGGCTCGTCTCGAACGCCGGGCCGATCGGAACCGAGATGACGGTGTCAGCGGTCCGCGTCGGCGCGAACGGCACCGCGACGACCACGCTCGCGAGCGACAGGACGGCGGTCGCGTCGGGTGCGTCGAACACCACGTTCGAGTCGGTCAGGTTCCACCTCGACGACGACGCGCTCGCAGTCGGCGAGACCGTCCGGATCGTCGCCGAACCGGCCGTCCCCAACGACGATCCCGCCACGACGGCGACGACCAGAACGGTCGAGTCGGTCACGCCGGCGCCGGCCACCGTCGGGCTCGCGGTCGCCGACGTCACCGCAGATCCCGTCGTCGGCGAACCCGTTTCGCTGTCGGTCCACGCCGAGAACGTCGGAATGGAGCCGACGAACGAGTCCCTCGCCCTCCTGGTCGACGGTAACGAGACCGACGACACCGGCGTTGCGCTCGACAGCGGCGAGAACGCGACCGCGACCGTCGCCTGGACGCCCGAAACCGCCGGCAACTACACGCTGGCCGTCGAGAGCGGCGACGACAGGGTCGAACACACCGTGTCGGTGACGGAGCAAAGCGGCGGTGGGCTCCCGGCACCGCCGCCATCGACCGGTGGACCCGACGTCTCCATCGTCGATCACCGACTCGCGACGAACGCCATCGCGCTCGGCGACGAACTCTCGGTGACGATCACCGTCGAGAACGCCGGGGACGCCGCCGGGACGATCGATCTGCCCCTCGCGATCGACGGCGAGGTCGCGACGACGCGGCAGGTGACCGTCGAGGCAGGCGCGACGCGGACGGTCACGCTCTCGACGGCCGTCGAGACGACCGGGACGCACGAGGTCGCGGTCGCCGGGGAGGACGTCGGGACCGTCGAGGTGAGCGAGTCGACCGGTTCGGCGGACGACACCGACGGCTCCGACGGTGCGGCCGGCGGGACCGAATCCGCCGGCGACGAGACGGGAGCCGGCGACGGGTCGTCCGTCCCCGGCTTCGGCGTACTGGCGGCGCTGGTCGGACTCGCAGTCGCGCTCTCCCGCATCGGACGAGCGTGA
- a CDS encoding TrmB family transcriptional regulator has protein sequence MERPDTESLLSTLGLKEYEATALEHLIEFGRTTAPTIADATGIPKARVYDVLESLAETGFIEIIPGRPKEYQPKPPETILERAIENHRQRFVSERETIESIREDFLAQFEPLFESASSSVSPTEELFHVVDVGTPSETETRRLYHDAADAVYVLTKSFEYLDSVEPALRDALDSGVSVSVLFLDPSHLSADNRAVQRDIVERIDATYPEIAYRYSTHKLPWRGTFADPSMDYDSGDAVLLVEDPDLPLHQRQAALTDNGAFIAGLKRHFDLIWGYDSTVEPSDDE, from the coding sequence ATGGAACGGCCCGATACGGAGTCTCTCCTCTCTACGCTCGGATTGAAGGAGTACGAGGCGACTGCCCTGGAACACCTGATCGAGTTCGGGCGAACGACGGCGCCGACGATCGCCGACGCGACCGGCATCCCCAAGGCCAGGGTGTACGACGTGCTCGAATCGCTCGCCGAGACGGGCTTCATCGAGATCATCCCCGGTCGGCCGAAGGAGTACCAGCCGAAACCGCCCGAGACGATCCTCGAACGCGCGATCGAGAACCATCGTCAGCGGTTCGTATCGGAGCGAGAGACCATCGAATCCATCCGCGAGGACTTCCTGGCGCAGTTCGAGCCGCTGTTCGAATCGGCGAGCAGCTCGGTCTCCCCCACCGAGGAACTCTTCCACGTGGTCGACGTCGGGACGCCGAGCGAAACCGAGACGCGCCGGCTCTACCACGACGCCGCGGACGCGGTGTACGTCCTCACGAAGAGCTTCGAGTATCTCGATAGCGTCGAACCCGCTCTCAGGGACGCGCTCGATTCGGGCGTGTCCGTCTCCGTCCTCTTTCTCGATCCGTCGCACTTGTCCGCCGACAACCGGGCCGTCCAGCGCGACATCGTCGAGCGCATCGACGCGACGTACCCCGAGATCGCGTACCGTTACAGCACGCACAAGCTCCCCTGGCGCGGGACGTTCGCCGATCCGAGCATGGACTACGACTCGGGCGACGCCGTCTTGCTCGTCGAGGACCCGGACTTGCCGCTGCACCAGCGCCAGGCGGCGCTCACGGACAACGGCGCGTTCATCGCCGGCCTCAAGCGCCACTTCGACCTCATCTGGGGGTACGACAGCACCGTGGAGCCATCGGACGACGAGTGA
- a CDS encoding helix-turn-helix domain-containing protein, with product MLEYVDATAAKILLSIRPGDSIRRIAQKVDGSYSWVYDWIERLESAEFVRRDDGVYVENYAVRERCYDLVATISRSTAPGRDEAYLVPHFSGLPFAYTKIDAVYVWTNGGYQIARGPDDYPIFVRVDERDVGRWTAFFDEFGIPSTIETRPDPAEFDASISYVLFPHSDDWTREWVDGYPVVPLAETVDHMLDYRVNYEPALEQLAEAYDLDVDASHEDPCLRP from the coding sequence ATGCTGGAGTACGTCGATGCGACCGCCGCGAAGATACTGCTGTCGATTCGGCCGGGCGACTCGATCCGACGGATCGCGCAGAAAGTCGACGGCTCCTACTCCTGGGTGTACGACTGGATCGAACGCCTGGAATCCGCCGAATTCGTCCGGCGGGACGACGGTGTCTACGTCGAAAACTACGCCGTCAGGGAGCGGTGCTACGACCTCGTCGCCACCATCTCCCGCTCGACGGCGCCGGGGAGAGACGAAGCCTACCTCGTGCCGCACTTTTCTGGATTGCCCTTCGCGTACACGAAGATCGACGCCGTGTACGTCTGGACGAACGGCGGCTATCAAATCGCTCGCGGGCCCGACGACTATCCCATATTCGTTCGCGTCGACGAGCGAGACGTCGGTCGATGGACGGCGTTCTTCGACGAGTTCGGGATACCGAGTACGATCGAGACGCGTCCGGACCCGGCCGAGTTCGACGCGAGCATCTCGTACGTGTTGTTCCCACACTCCGACGACTGGACGCGCGAGTGGGTCGACGGGTATCCGGTCGTCCCACTGGCAGAGACGGTCGATCACATGCTGGACTACCGGGTGAATTACGAACCCGCGCTGGAACAACTCGCCGAAGCGTACGACCTCGACGTCGATGCCTCTCACGAGGATCCCTGCCTCCGACCATGA
- a CDS encoding NAD-dependent epimerase/dehydratase family protein produces the protein MTDGTPTIAVTGAAGYIGSRVVGELQRHHPDWEISAFDNFYRGRVREIGDVTVEHVDIRDGDRLAAALDGADVVAHLAAISGVDDCDESRDLTYDVNVGATGDVAWWCRGNGAALIFPASMAVMGDPETFPITTDQPRDPLNWYGRSKVAGERLIETLADGAFPAHVYLKTNLYGEHTVGDRTVSKGTVINFFVDRALAGEPLTVYEPGTQSRNFVHVTDIARAYVHSAEALLAARDDDETGVTKYALASDEDPSVMAVAETVQRIAGEERGTEPPIELVENPRSGETMVETFTVDTARTHADLGWEPEETVEESIRRLLR, from the coding sequence ATGACCGACGGTACCCCGACAATCGCGGTGACCGGCGCCGCCGGGTACATCGGCAGTCGCGTGGTCGGCGAGCTACAGCGCCACCACCCCGACTGGGAGATCAGCGCGTTCGACAACTTCTACCGCGGGCGCGTCCGCGAGATCGGCGACGTCACCGTCGAGCACGTCGATATACGCGACGGGGACCGCCTCGCGGCCGCGTTAGACGGCGCCGACGTCGTCGCGCACCTCGCGGCGATCTCCGGCGTCGACGACTGCGACGAGAGCCGCGACCTGACCTACGACGTCAACGTCGGCGCGACCGGCGACGTCGCCTGGTGGTGTCGCGGGAACGGCGCCGCGCTCATCTTCCCGGCGAGCATGGCCGTCATGGGCGATCCCGAGACGTTCCCCATCACGACCGACCAGCCGCGCGACCCGCTCAACTGGTACGGCCGCTCGAAGGTCGCAGGCGAGCGCCTGATCGAGACGCTCGCCGACGGCGCCTTCCCGGCGCACGTCTACCTCAAGACGAACCTCTACGGCGAACACACGGTCGGCGATCGGACGGTCTCGAAGGGGACCGTGATCAACTTCTTCGTCGATCGCGCGCTCGCCGGCGAACCGCTCACCGTCTACGAACCCGGGACGCAGTCGCGCAACTTCGTCCACGTCACAGACATCGCCCGCGCGTACGTCCACAGCGCCGAGGCGCTCCTCGCAGCTCGCGACGATGATGAGACGGGCGTCACGAAATACGCCCTCGCCTCCGACGAGGACCCCAGCGTGATGGCCGTCGCCGAGACGGTCCAGCGGATCGCCGGCGAGGAACGCGGCACCGAACCGCCGATCGAACTCGTCGAGAACCCCCGCTCCGGCGAGACCATGGTCGAGACGTTCACCGTCGACACCGCGCGCACGCACGCTGACCTCGGCTGGGAACCCGAAGAGACCGTCGAGGAAAGCATCCGACGGCTGTTGCGTTGA